The window gcattaTGATGCATTTCTTCAGTGTGTGCCAAAAACTGTTACCACTTTCCAATTATACAACCTTTATGGGGGGAGTCAATAACTTGGAACAAATGACTTTATTCGTGGTTAATGTATAACAGATTTATAAAGCAGTGAGACACCATTAACAAGAACTAGTTCTTGGTTGCCAGGTTGTAAAGAAAATCTCCCCTGCAGGTGTTTATCCTCCTCCAGCTTTAAACCTTCTGTCTATTTAACAGGCTCTTACATTCATGAGGGAGCTCTTTTACAATGCAGTAGCATTCCaaggcttggggggggggggcacaataGTTCACTTTACCAAGCATGTCAGGCGTGTCCAcgtatttttcatgttttgatgcTCTAGCTCAATGGGAGTGACAATGACTGCAGATGAAAAGCAGCCAGAGAAGAAAACGAAGACGCTGTGGACTGACTGACAGGAAGGATGAGCGAGGGAAGGGAGTGGCATTGTCCAGATGTTAAAAAGCATTTTACAAGCCTGGAAAAAATATCGACATTCCTTGGTTTAAGGCCTCAGTTTATCCCGGACTCCCTCTGCTGCTCTGGGGGTTGAATCCTGTTTGGCATTCTGGCAAACCTGGGTTCTGCTCATATCAGCTCCGTGTATTTACACACCAACTCGTCCAGAGGCTTGTTTGGTTAAGGTCATGTGTTAATCTGTAACATAGAACATGCAGGGTTTACTTGGGTGGTATAGAGGCTACTCTAAGGTCAACCACCTCCATGGTGTCTAGACTGGGGAATGGATTTAGTTAGAAAAGCAAAGACTTTCAAGTCAGCGCAATAGAGAGCCTGCATGAATgcagtaaattttaattttttttatatttaatgtaataaatgcaTTGGTTTTGTAACCGTTTGAACACTCTTGTTCATAATGTTATACATAACCCAGCTTACATGGTGAATCAGTTAAAGGTCTTTGTGAAAAGGGTGTGTGCACATGAATTCCTTAAGTCAAACTGTTGGAGAAAATCCTTTATTTTTAACTTCAGCAGAGGTGTGACCAGGGTGCCATATGAGAGCGCTGCATCACACGGCTGCGTGGTATCACACACATGCTGAAACTCACACGGGAATATTATTAGGAGATCAATGATTTCGACCTttcacctcctctccctctcccctccccATCCTTCCTTTTCCATGTGTCTCTGTGACACCTGTTTGTGTCAAACGTCAGATGCATGCACTGATttattccaacacacacacacacacacacacacacacacacacacacacacacacacacatggaagtGCAGGCACACTAATAGTCAAGAGTGACAGGAGGCAACTGGAGGACAAGGTTAAAGGGACAAGGAGCGTAATATGGTGTGATGTGATGTAACAGTATTCACTATTGAATATTGTTTACTCAACCCTGATTTTTAGGgtcaaatatgtgtgtgttatgtgtgtgtgcgtgtgtgtgtgtgtttggtgggaaagtttgtgtgtttaaatatgtGTTTGTTATTACGCAACTCCCAGAGATCATCAGATCATGTGCACATGGGGGGATGTTTCATCAGACAGAGAagcatttgtgtgtctgaatgattgcagctctgtgtgtgtgtgtgtgtgtgtgtgtgtgtgtgtgtgtgtgtgtgtgtgtgtgtgtgtgtgtgtgtgtgtgtgtgtgtgtgtgtgtgtgtgtgtgtgtgtgtgtgtgtgtgtgtgtgtgtgtgcgagagaaGAAACGAGTGAGGGAATTGTGAACTTTTTGTACACATCCACTCATCCCATTAACCCGctacaggcaaaaaaaaattgttaaattaaCCTAAATAAATATTCTCATCTGTAGGAAATGAAGCACAATAGAAACATGTAAGATATAAATTACAGGTAAGATATTAAATAAGATAATACTCTAATGGCAATCTGACTAGAATGGAAATGGCATAGAAGAGTTTCTAATGCAAAACTCACCTGAGTTTGTGCAAAATAGTTAACAATGTAAAGCAACCCTCATGAGGGGGGTTTGCTTTACCATCACATGTTTATAaggcagcgcacacacacacacacacacacacacacacacacacacacacacacacacacacacacacacaacacacacatacagttctTTAAAGACTGAGGTTACTAGAGGTCAATGATGATCAAAAGCAAGTAGGGAGGAAAGAAGGGCAGAGAACACTTTAATGATATTCCTTTCAACCTTCAACCCCCACtctatgcaaaaaaaaaaaaaaaaaatcaatccccACTCCCCCACCCCTCAGGGTCAATCTGTCCTCGTCGTCATCCTCCCCCGTCTCCTTTACTTttcgggttttttttaaaactccatGTTCTCTCAGATTCCTCTCTTACCCACTGCAGATActgaagtttaaaaaattttttttaaaaatctttagcaatacttttttctttcctggcatttctttaaaaataagcAAAGCATGAAATTAATAATTCAGAAACTCTTTAATAGAGAACTCCAACATATTATTCAAGTTTATAATCCATTCAAGTTTATATAATTTGCATGTTTCTTTcataaagcaaatactgtacagtaattaTCACACTAACATACATAAACTcgcctctccttcctcccccctcctcttccgCGCTCCCTGTGTAACATAATGACGTCACGAACAGCCGGTACGAACCAGCCAATAGGATCGCAGCACACCAAGCTGCGTTGCCTCcgctctccctcctctctcactctgtcgctccctctctctgcagcaacacacactctttttcctccaacacagacacacacacacacacacacacacgcgtacacACACTCTCAGTCATTTATTCCGCTGCAGACATGGTTGAGCCTTTCATTGGAACGTGGGACCTGAAGACAAGTGATAAATTTGATGACTACATGAAGAAgctgggtgagtgtgtgtgtgtgtgtgtgttatatcttctgttgtgagtgtgtgtgataggaTGCTGCTAATGCCGCATGTAGGAACATGTGACGATGAGGCTGAGGAACAATAAAAGCTACCAAAtggtttattttgaaggattAATCAGCTGATTATGAGGTgaggaatattttaaaaaaaaaagatggagggaaACAGTGAAGAGTTGCAGAAGGAGGAACCAAAATGAGGAATGAAAGAAATGCGTTCGCAGAAGAATGAAGCAGAGATGAGTAACACTAAAGggggagaggaaaaagaaaaagaatggagGGCCGCATGGTCCAAGAGCTGGAAAATAGATTTGGGAGGGGCTatggtgtgtgtgagaaagtcaAACTggagacgtgtgtgtgagtgtgtgtgtgtgtgagataggTCCTGAGTAGTGCTCATTGTTTGAGCCTATGGGTGGAGCTGAGTGAATGTGGGGCCAGTGGGTTAATGGGATGAGTGGATGTGTACAAAAAGTTCACAATTCCCTCACTCGTTTCttctctcgcacacacacacacacacacacaattttgcGTACATGCGTGatgaagttgtgtgtttttaaagattCAAGCCCGGTTGACCTCAGAGCCATGTTCGCATTGACCCcgtaaaaaaacagaaactcttccacctacacacacacacacacacacacacgatgtgaCGCTGTTGTGAAGAATGTGGGAAAGCTGTTGCAGCTTTATTAGAGAACCAGACTTTCAACTTTATAGAAAAATGATTCCGATTGAAGAACTGGGCACACTCCCTCCTTGACGTAAATAAATGATTGCTCCCCTTCGTGTCGGGACAGGCCGGCCTGGGACCCTGAGGTGTTTGGAGAACATGCTGCAGGTCTGAGAAGTAGGCAAATAGAGATTAGAGAGTGTGCTGAGCTAAAGGAGACTCTAAGGGTGTGGAAGCTTCTGTAAAGCTTCCACAATTACAACATGTATTGTGAGGAGGGAATTTTTACGACTGAGGTTTTCTTTACAATTTGATCAAATTAAGGATGTGGAATGGTTATTGCGGTCGTTTGGTTTCACCGCCGTGATAAAGAATGACTATCTTGACAGTCTTTGAATGAATTACGACTAGAGTTAAACGTTCCTGATCCAAGCAAAAACAAACTTCTGGTTTTCTTTTGTTCTACCTTAAGTTGACATGTTTCACACCCAAAATAGACCCGAGTGCCAAGAAATTTGTCTTCAGAATGATTTAATAATAGAAAGGCATGAAGAACACCAATGTTTGATACTTTGATTTGTGATACAATACCTGCAAAGCTAGTGATTGTTAATGTGTTCTATGTCTTCTTGATAATCTTAGCGTTTACCTTAAATAAGATAAGGCATCGTGTTCAGCTTTACTGGTTCCTGTGAGCTGCTGGATGGTCTGGAGTCATTCTGCTGCATCATCACCAGTGAATGACGTAGAACTTGTCTTGTTTTGCACAGGCTTGGGCTTGGCCACACGCACAGCAGGATGTATAACCAAGcccaccaccatcatcagtgTGAAGGATGGGGTTGTGACGCTGAGGACCGAGAGCAGCATTAAATCTACGGAGATCTCCTTCAAGCTGGACGAGAAGTTTGACGAGGTTACCGCCGATGGCAGGAATGTTAAGGTGAGAGGTCGAGGTCCTTTGTTTGTTGTAGACTCTGTACTTAAATGAATTATTCTATATTcatacttactttttttttttttaataaattattgtcaatttgtctttttccttttttttaaatgtgtcatGGTAAATGGGCTGTTCTGGAACAGATTCTTATTAGAACCCATTTTGCCACATATGAGCAAGCGCCTATGTGGCGGAAGCAAGGGAACACTtccctttaacaggcagaaaccttgagcagaaccCAAGACTCAATGTGGGCGCTATCTTCCTTGactagaaagagagagacatagAAAGACATCgagaaagggagagagtgacagagaaaaagagtgaGAACAAGAGCAGACAGAACACAATGCAGTTTTTAAATCTATGCACGGGTTCGAATTGTGTTCGCTGTTCCATgtcatttcttttctgaaaaGTGCTATGACCTGAATTTCTTGTGATGTTATCAGAAAAGTTTGCCGTTATCATTACTATGTCATTGAAATTATGTTACAATTACTACTACTTAAACCtgctttaaaaactaaatttcaAAGCTGACTATGGGGAACGTGTAAATATCATGTGGTATTTAAAGTATGGGTACAGTATTtgcctctgaaaaaaaaaaaaaagtagtagtAGCATAGAATGGAAATACCCAGACAGTAAAAACGTCCTCTGCTTGTTTGTCTGTACTTCAGTCTATCGTAACATTAGAAAACGGAAAGCTggtgcacacacagacatgggacGACAAAGAGACCACTCTGGTTAGAGAAATCAGCGGCGATAATGGCGATAACCTCACACTGGTTAGTGTTCTCAAAATATTCACACTCTTCAtatctgtaagtgtgtgttggCATTACttaatttctctctttctctcccttcaCAGACGCTCACGTTAGAGGACGTCATCTGCAAACGTTACTACGTGAGATCAGCAACAAAACAGTGAACATTCACCTAAACTCATCATCACTAAGAAAACCTGTTGTTTAACCTCCTCAATATCCTTTTAATGTGTACATTCAGTATTAAGATTACTGATTCCCTGTACTGTAAGATCCACAGAGTAAATTCTAAGGAAttgctgtttttaaatgtcaaaccTGCACATTTTCCTGTTAGAAAATGTGTCACTCATTATTCAATAAACcttgaaattgttttaaatttgaaagtCTACATATTGAGAAATAAAGGTCTCTGCACTGTTGTTCTGGGGATGTGACTCTTCTTCATGTGTGCGTCTATATATGCAGATATTTCAATTGCTGAACATAAActgaaattagaaaaataaccttaaatgaaataaaatatcatcTAAAGCAgcggtgtcaaactcattttcaccgagggccacaccAGTataagggccagatgtaacttataaatgcaaccaaatgtaactcaatgtaatgaaaaataaacgTAACTATTcctaatgttaaataactctgaatttattacttattcaagttacaaacattacagttgcaagaagaacatgtgtttgtttctctgttataaaatgaatactttttatttgtcagattatgaaaacccacagaactcccatcaatcaaagatcaaactatccaagagaataaagaaaaataacatcaaacacaagctaggacatcaaatgtgttttaaaggtttttgtcagagttaaaatgggcttaattactgcattgtgggaaatgtagtttttggtcaagcCACACttttgactgatttatttttagacactaacTTgttatgctctcacgggccacataaaatgatgtggcgggccacatttggcctccgggccttgagtttgacacatgtgatctaaaGATTCTGTCGTGAATTTCTATCAAACTTTTTGAGTGTGGTTGTCCtgaaatgtctgtgtaggttctcagttatccaggtcatggttatccaaagctgtttaagtcaatccactggacgttaggAACGTTcctaacgtccagtggattgacttaaacagctttgggttGTCTTGAAAGTTCTTCAGTCTGGGCcatagaggggaaaaaaaaaaaagatctgaagAGTGTGACCACAGTTTCCATCACAGAGACGCTCAGGAAGGTTACAGTAATTATAGCTCCTgatcctgtgtttgtgtgtgtgtgtgtgcgcaaacAAGGGTGTATGTACTATATGTAGCCTTTATCCTGGAAAGGTGAGGGGAAGCATTTGTCAAACTTCACCCGCTGACTACAGCTACTTCTATTCAACATGTTTGTGCATTGGACGTGTGCGTTCTAAATTCAGATCATTCCCTCATGCAGACGATTGATGTCATGTGTCGGGCACAACCCACTCACAGGGGACAGGAGGGTGGGATGAAAGGGTGCAGGACAATTCAGGTCACTCTAAGTCGGTGCCTGTTGCCCAGAAATGAATGACCACAGGAAACAATCCACACGCTATGATAAAAGAGAGGCCAGGAGCTTTTAATGCAGGATATGGAGACAGTTTTGACCACAGCAAAATGGCTATTGGGTAATTCTGGGTGATTCAATCTACAGTaatgtattatatttaataCTCTGCAATGCATGGCATTTATAATCAACACTGCTACAGTTAggatttggagaaaaaaaagtttttcttttaaatttcattttaagcaataaaaaaatccaaactttTCTGGAAAATGCCTCACATTCTCATTTTGTTACTACAGACATTTTAAGGTTAGGGCCATGCTAAGGCAGGCCTGTGCTCTTTCCATTGTGTTGTTCTCAGATGATGGTACTTGCATATGATGGAACTGAGGCATGGCAAACAGTATCATCGTACCTGCCTGAGAAATATTCTGAGACATGATGGAGCTTGATGACCTTGAAGTTGGCCCAGTTTCCAGAACCCAAGAGTAAAAAACCTGTAATGGTGGTTGAGTGAGAAAGCATATAATTTTTTgacattaattttattcatgCCTTTATTTTGTTACTGATTAAACTGAGATAACCCTTAAAAAGTAACAAGGAGAAAATACAGGTTATTTAGACTCAAAACAAATTATCCAGACAaatcttcaaataaaaataaaggtgtGTTTTTATATCGCGGGAGAACAAAGATTTAGGATATGAAATAGatattattcaaatatattacCGGTATAATGTAGTTGCAGTTATATTCAAATTGTCATGCAGCACAAACTCACAATTCTTGTTGGGACCGGTTGGAATCATATTAAGATTTTGTATTTCCGTAGTCTTCATACAAATATTTGAAACAAGAACCTTCAGAATATGTGGAATCTTGTGATCGACAATCAGATGGATTAAGAATCTGTGAAGTCATTTTCAACCAGAGACTTTTCTCCACAATGCCACAAGTATACCAAAGGGAGGGGGGGTACCTAACCTACTCTATCCACTTTGACCCGATGAGACATGACCCAACAGAAAGTCTAGGTTCTAATCCAATCTGACATCTGACCTTGTTTGAAGGAAAGGATTTAAAGCCACAACCATCAGAATAACAAAGCCTTACATGAACCCAGGGTGGACCAGTGAGAACTCTCTGATTTGTGTGCATCAGTCCCCGGAGTATGTACTTTAAACAGTCacactgtgtgtgcaggatAAGACTAAAGACATAATGGCACATTAGAAGCAAACACATCTTTATTGACATGCAGGAAGGGGTTGTGAGGAGTCTCCTGCaggtaagacacacacaaacacaataaccAGTGGAAAACTAAAGATGTCAGCAAAGCTCGAGGTTCCTGTCGTGCTTACTTGTGATGCGTTACACATCCTGTCGGTTTTTTACTTCCTTTTTGTACGTATGAGTGTGTGCTATGTAGTGTGGACTGTTTGGAAGATTTGTATGTACTTGCCTCCTTCTCTATCCACACCCCtgtgaagtgaaaacaaatacCTGGATTTCAAAGGGATACTAACTTCCTGCCATATTGCTTACACCTATCTGGTTACATATGATGTGTAAACTTCACAGACTGAAGTGGGAAGATGTTACTTTAAGACAAAAGGAGCTTatcatttaaagacatttttgcaGCGCTTTCTCTCACTGGCCATTTCATGTGTGTCCATTGATAAAGAGATAGCAAAATTAAACATTCTATAACATAGATGGACAGTGTTTTATTATGATCTCTTGCTAACCATGACTACTTTTGCATCTGTCTACTCGCTGCAGTGTGTGACTACAGATGCCGGATCATCCATGCCGTTGTctcagctgtgtttgtgtgatttatgcctcttgtgttttttcttctttttggccTCTCTGTCAGCGGAGTGGTCACGGCGCCTCCTCTTGGATTTGCATTCACTACTGCTGCTGTCGCTGTCGGaatccttcctctccttcttccttttcttcttcattttcttctcctGGGGAATGTAAATGGAAAAGAACaagtctttttattttgcaggGCCATGAAATGGAacttaaacaataaaaatggagaAGTACATAAAACAGCAGACAGTGGCTTTGATCCCTCAAAACCAgcaattcaaatgttttttctttatgtcagcACAAAGCTGATCTTTATCTCTTTTCGTAGTTCCTTTAAGGCAGCTTTCTATCTCTCAGTATGAGCAACCCATGCGTATGTGCAGTCATACAGAGAAGTGTGGGTTGCTGAATCAGATGACTCACAATCACAAAGAGAGCtgagaaaaaggaagagaaaaccaTGCTTGAAATCATCGCTGACATAAccaccttctttttcttcttctttttgtctgaGTCTTGCTGTGGATTGACTGTGGCCGGTTGCTGCTGTTGTCGCCGCTGTGGCTCTTCATCGCCCTCCTCAGGCAGCAGAGCATACTGCAGACCCGGAGCGGAGAAACAGTCTTTTGTAAAGTGACCTAAAACGAGGGATTTATTAAAACTTCTGAACTTCTTTACTCTGGTTGCAAACATAGTTTATGGGATAAAAgcgtaaaaaaaagtttataccTTTGCAACCACACTTTGAACATGTTGTGTTGAGGACAGCCTCCAGTGTGATCCTGTTGCCTGTGTGATCCCTAAAGTTCCTACGTCGCCTTGCATCCTGCCTGCATTCACATACAggagataaaacacacacagtcgcTACACACAGAGCAACACAACTTTGACAAAGGAAGAGTGTAAGCACTCACTCTGCATTGACATTGTTCGGGTCCAAGTCCCGCCCCGTTCCCTGATTGACAGCCTTCATTGAGAAGGACAATTTCACCTTGTCACCACGGATCTGACACACAGGGGCAGAGCCGCAGTCATGTCGTTGATTCATTCAAATAACACGACATAGTTAGTctgttaaggtgtgtgtgtgtgtgtgtgtgtgtgtgtgtgtgtgtgtgtgtgtgtgcatgagataTTACCTCTCTCCCAATGACTTTAATCCACACCTGTTCTCCCACATCCACAATCTCAGAAGCATTCTCGACCCGTGTGGCGGACATCTCACTCACATGCACCAGCCCTTCACATGTCATGGAAAAATTACAGGCAATCAATCTGAAGGAGAGCCGTAGGATTTTgttgtcaataaaatatagacCTTTATTATGAAAAGACACAATTCAAGCTTTCAATTAGTTCATTCATAAATTGGAAAAATCTAAAATCTCAACTTGTTGGGATGTAAAAGTGAAAAGTTTTTGAGTGGATGTTTTGAAACCACAGATGTGGATGAAAACATGGCTTCTGAGCATCCATCCAAATGAACAAAATGGGGGGTAATGATGAGAAAGTATaatgttttcaaaaatcttTGAACACCTCTCTTCAGTCACATCTGTTGACATTTACTTGCCTACACTTAATgctgtacagtactgtatttgctGCCAAGTCTGAATGCCTTTAAGTTCTGTAattcaacttttctttttttgaaactCTAATAATGCATTAGTTATGTGAACTATGgtacatttttaagttacaaATATTCTTAACTCCTTGATCGGTTTGAAATACTTCTGTTCAGTTCAACTCTAAACTCAAGAATAAATCTACACTACCTCAGCAAGTAGTAATTAATATGTAGCCCTAGTTTCAGTATTTACAGATATAAGTGTTCCATTTCTTAACAACCCTGCTCCAAACATCCACAGTGTCATTTCTCCATGTTAAAGTCATCCTGGATAACACAACTTTGTGCCAAATACATTCTTCTTGATGAATCAAAAATAATGTTATATGTGTTGGTGACCGTCCAAACAATATGCATGTAAATAAGTAACTTTTAATACTTTTTAACCAACCTTCCTTCTTGTACCCTGGCAATCTGACGAAGGCTCCATAGGTCTGCACAGACATCACCTCACCCTTGGCAATGCTGTACATCGGTGGCAGACCCTCCAGTCCAGCAGGCTCCTGTACTGGACCATCGCTGTCAGACATTACCACAGTAAAGGTGGACTGCAGATATCCAGGAGTGAATCTAGAAGACAGATTAtaacataataatttcattcaataatttcattatttgtagATTGATAAAACAGACACATTACCTTATTTAAGCTGACAATTTAAGATTGTATTAATGTAATCCAAAATCAGGTGTCTGGGGTATAATGTGACTGTACCGTTTACATTTAACTAAATGCATTTTATgtagttttatatttaatgtgttCATATTTATTACAATAGTCACCCTCTTTTTAATGAAGGTTTTATTGTAGTACATCTACCAAAAAAGTTCGGTCCTTTCACTTGTAATTGAATAATAAAATGTTGGTGGGGAATAATTTGACGGCATGCATGGATTAAAGGTTGAGCaaaattatttacaatatttaacTCTGCATTTACACGAGACGTTCAATCGCTCCTCGGATCAAAattctatttcatttttacGATGATGCTGCTTCTGATGAATTacttaaatgtgaataaaatacagtttgtatcagtaaatgtatttgaaaatttttttagagaGTATGTTtagcggaaaatactgtaaatcttcgttatattaaaatacatacacTCTTGCTATTTGCTTTGCGTTTGAATCGTAGTAaggctaacgctagctagcATTGGCTTCATATTTGAAATGCGCAGTCATTTATTTGCTTTGCCTTGTTAATCATATAAAGACGTGTAAATTGAATTACTGGATAGAATATAAACCCACGTCTATTAAAGAAAACTCTAGACAATGTACAATGCAATgctaaaataagataaatgatataaaatattACCGTTCGTCGGAAAGCTAGTTCAATTTTACATCCGGTGCAAACGAATTGACAACAAGTCCTTCAACCAATCACCGCTCTCGTTTTGCGTCTGACCAATCACACTCCTGCTAGTGAGCGGAAGTACTCCTTCACTCTTCTTCGTTGGTGGTTGTTAGCTCGACGTCTCTTCGCTGTAGAcgtccattcattttttttggtaTATTATAGCAGTTTACTTTCTGTTTAACTCGTTTTGCCGATTCTTCCGGGATGATTGAACCGAAGAAGAGGGTGGCGGACATGGCGGTGGTGCCTACCGCCGTGAAGCGGCCCCGAACGGAGCTGGTGGCGGCAGTGCAGTCCCAACAACTCGTGGCCGCGGTACGGAAAGTATCGTTAGTGTTAGGATGTGCAATACAACACAGTATACTGCAAAATACTCTGTTATTAAGTATGGAAGTGTTAAGTATATCATTGTTTAAGGTGTTCAAAAAGAGGGGCCGATTGCAAGTTA of the Antennarius striatus isolate MH-2024 chromosome 14, ASM4005453v1, whole genome shotgun sequence genome contains:
- the fabp3 gene encoding fatty acid-binding protein, heart, which encodes MVEPFIGTWDLKTSDKFDDYMKKLGLGLATRTAGCITKPTTIISVKDGVVTLRTESSIKSTEISFKLDEKFDEVTADGRNVKSIVTLENGKLVHTQTWDDKETTLVREISGDNGDNLTLTLTLEDVICKRYYVRSATKQ
- the zcchc17 gene encoding zinc finger CCHC domain-containing protein 17, which translates into the protein MSDSDGPVQEPAGLEGLPPMYSIAKGEVMSVQTYGAFVRLPGYKKEGLVHVSEMSATRVENASEIVDVGEQVWIKVIGREIRGDKVKLSFSMKAVNQGTGRDLDPNNVNAEQDARRRRNFRDHTGNRITLEAVLNTTCSKCGCKGHFTKDCFSAPGLQYALLPEEGDEEPQRRQQQQPATVNPQQDSDKKKKKKKEKKMKKKRKKERKDSDSDSSSSECKSKRRRRDHSADREAKKKKKHKRHKSHKHS